Within Primulina tabacum isolate GXHZ01 chromosome 5, ASM2559414v2, whole genome shotgun sequence, the genomic segment CACCAAAGAATATCCAAAACTCCCTATTAATTCACTTCAAGGTAATTAATTAGTTTGCACTAAAGAAACATGAAATGAAACCAAAGAATCGAGTTATCACTAATTATGCCATAGTTTGGCTAAAAATGTAGGGTCGCGGTTCAAATATCTTAAACCGCACCATAGTTCAAGCATGACGATTCAAGGAGACGATGGTTGGATCTAAAAAGAAAACCGACTCAAAAGATTTGGGTGCGCATGCTTTAAATATGTTTACCGACTAAAGATGGTTGAAATAATGGTATTGGCacaaacatgtagatatcagCCTCAACTCTTGACGGTAGGCAGTAGCTGTCTTCCAATCAGGGCTCAATAATACTTGtttggaaaataaaatatatatatccatatcatgtttttttaaaaaaaaactttcaaTTTTAGGTCCCTATAATGGAAGAGTTTGTGCGCAACACACGTGCAAATCCTTATCTCCTTTTGACCAGCTGAGGTTTGAAGAATCATATGTTCAAACATTGGAAAAAGGGAGAGGAGGAGAAGTCTTCGAAATGTTCATGCAAGTCACCCGGTGGCCTAAGTTTTTGACTGGTCCACTCTCTCTAATAGGTATTAATTCGCATGTGCAAACAGTATTGCAAATTCAATTCAGACACTCCCGAGTGAAGTGGTGGATTTAAAATCCATAGCATCAGTTAATAAACAAGTAAAAAAAGTGAGGTGGTGGATTTAAAATGTATATATTTTGTGAAAGCCCGAACGAGTGAGATGTATTTGTTAtcatagatttgaaattataagCTTTAAGTCCATCGATCCAAATGAAACGTACTAACATTAATGACACTAAGTCTGTGGCACATGTTGCATGCAGCTTCACATCCAGGAATACCATCAATCAAATTTCGTGTCAATGTGGTATAGCAGCCTGGTCATCTTCAATTATTGAAGATGCTTAAGATGTCTTAGCCAGGTTTCTTCTACACGTCATTAAGGCATAGATTTATTGTTAatagatttcaaaaacaaaagGGGGAAAGGGAAATGAGAATAGATAACATTTAAAAGTCCAAACCATCAGCAGCGGAGCCACGTATATGGCCAGcggcccaatttttttttagtatctttataaattaattttggataaatttgatattagttCGGGTGGctcgattttaaaaaaatcaaatgatgCTAGAGTGTAAAATCTTATCCCGGGTAGATCAATAATCATGGCTGGACCATTGCAACTCATTGTTTCGTACCAATCTAAGCCTAAAGAAATAACAAGACGACGATATCAATAGAACAGTCTATTAGAAAATCTGCATACACGCGTGATCAGAAATATTCTAGCAACCCATAGTATGGGTCCCGAAGCATTTAAGTTGCCCCAGAGTTTTAGGTTAACCAGTGGTGAGTGGCACACGCCGGTGAGCGCTCAAGAAGAGGAGACCGGCACTTACGCAACTAATGGCGTAATTAAGGACGTAGGAGATTCTTTCGAATCTAAGGCAGCATATATAAATACCTTTCATATTGTAACTCTCTTCCTCGAGTGCTCCATTCTCAAGTTAGACGCTAATTTGGCAGATGACGTTGATCGGATAACCATGGaaagcagatatgagacttcTGAGAATCTAAGGTAAGTTTTACACTTTAATGACATGATAACAATGATCAGTTACCATCAAGAGGTAGTTGATTCGATCAAAGATACATAAATAACTGGATACTTGCTCATCAGGAACAAATGCGCTGCATGCTATAGACTGTTCAACAAAATGGAGCATCTGGTTGAGCATATGAAGACTTCATATCATTCAAATCATGAACCTATATGTGAGGTTTGTAAAAAGCATTGTCGGTCATTTGAATCTCTCAGAGAGCATCTGATTGGTATTCTTCAATCTCTCAACTGCTATAATACGTTCCAGTAAAATTAGAATTTAAAGTTAAGAGATGTGAGTATATCTTTCAGGACCTTTGCCAAAGGCAGAATGTGAAAAGGTATTCAAGGAACAAGGCTGTGGACTTTGTTTAAATATCCTCAACCACCGGTATGCTATCCGGCTTCATCAGCAGACATGCCGAATCACACGTCAAAATAACGTAAGGATCATATAACTCTACCTCCTTAGGCATCCTAGATGATGTAAGGACCGATAATAGCAGAGGAAAAGTGGTTGCTCTGGCATGCAAAATGGTTGGTGGCGGCAGTGATGGATCCTTGAATCTTTGCGTAAGGGTTTTCGTCGTTGACGAGTGTGAAAAGATAATCTTTCATACGTATGTAAGGCCACAACTTCCAGTCACAAACTATAGGTTAAAGATTTATGGTAAAACTAAGTATTATGTCATCAATAAATTCCAACAATATCTGAATTATTGAATTTCTTCAGGTATGAAACAACAGGCATACGGCCGGAACATGTGAGGGATGCGATGCCTCTCAAACAAGTTCAGCAAAAAATTCAGGATTGTCTATGCAATGGTGAACCAATATAGCAGATCCACTTTAGAGGTGGAAAATCCAGAATCCTTGTAGGCCATGGTctagatcataatctcaaatgcCTGGAAGTGGAGTATCCAACTTTATTGATCAGGCAAGCACTTTCAGCTGAGCCAACACTCTTTTAATGACCTTTTATGTCATCATATGTCATACTCAGTGATTGGATTTCACAAGATTTTACCATTAATCTATAACTCTAAGTTCAAAGAATTTCAAACGGTCTCGCGATATTCAAGCCTGCAAGGGTTAGGATCTAAAGGTAAAGGTGATGGAATAGGAGTCTTCGATGTCCTGGGATGAAGCATATCCAAAGTATAGGGATTATGTTCAAAGTGTCGACACGTAGAATTTTGAGAACATAACATAATATTCaattttcaaggaaaaaacTAGAAAAAGAAAACTGAGATGTAAAAGGCAAAGGTAGGCAAAACAAAAAAGATCACATCGGTGAGATCAGTTTATTGAAATTAATCATCGGAAGATTGAATTTTACTTTTCTCCAATTGTTACAAGTTGGGTGTGGCGTTCAGAATAGTAAATGATTCCCGAATTGAGGCCTTCCAAATTCCGCAGTTGAAATTTTGTTGATCTACCTCGATGCGTATCCAATGTCTCGAAGTTATGTAACTAAACCATAGATTTATAACAGTTTTTGTAGTCTTGCGACTTTTTCTATAGGGATACAGCAAAATATCTGCCATTGATGAAGACAAGCAAGCTCGGCAACTCACTGAAATATATCACGAAAGCACACCTTGGGTGAATGGCTTTTAACCTGCTTAATCAGTTAATTTTATTGTAATCCTTGCTCTCTAGAAAATGAATATTATGTCCGTATTGGTACGACATTCAAAGTGGTGTACAAGATCCTTACGAATACTGTGTAGCAACAATGGGGTTGTATGTGAAGATGAGATCACAGATTCATAAACTGGAAGACTACCCCCTAGCTTCAGACCCGCAGAATCGAAACAATTTTGCATCGTCAAGGCAGAACGAGCTTGAGAGAATGACCCCAGAAAAGATGTTGGAAATCTCAAGATCTGATTATGACTGCTGGTGCTTGGACTCCgaataaaaagaaaagaaagaaagaaatcaaATTCAATCAAAAGGCTGACAATCTAAAGGAGGAAGATTCTCTAAATTATAATGAAAGTCAAGTCACGTTACAATATGCTTATGTGAACTAATGACACATTTCAAATTTATATTAAAGGAGTGTATTGTCATATCATAAGACAACACAATGCAATCATTTGACAACAAGATAAATTTCCTGTCAACAAACTGCGCTTTCCAATTCTTGCTGTGTACTCGACTCAAAGGGCTTCCCAGTGAATCATTTTGCGTTCCCCTTTTTCAAGTTTATCATTGACTTATATTCCAATTCTTCCTAGTTACTCACACAtccaaaaaaatttacaaatgaAGCATGAGAGCCAACAGAGGAATACGCTGGTCATTGTTTATCTATGTAGTCATACACCACTCAGTTCTGATACAAATATGCTTTCGCCTCCAAATATTAATTAGCCTTACAATTACATGCTTATCTTTATTTCGAAAAATATTCAACAATTAATTTCATAGGACcacaatatattttattatttcccTAAAATTTTAGGTTCAAGCAACTCAATACACATTGAATCTACTTATAGCCCAATTGGCCACTCGATGACTCTAAAAATGGCGATCCCACGATGTTTCACGAAATAAATTCAATACATTATTCACTAAATTTACTGAATCATTGAGACAAAGTACCAGCATTGCTCAATAAAAAGGAAGTTCAAGTCTTTTCAGAGGATCCTTGAATCGACCGCCCAAATATGTGATCTATCCAGCAATCTTGTAGCTGGGATTTGCAAGATTTTCCAGGCCTGCCACAACTTGCATTGATTCTATCACATCTCCAACCTTTACATCCGCCAAAATATCCTCGTTTTCTGTACATACCCAAACACCGCGTAGCGACCATCCAGTATGTTGGCGTTGCTAGGAGTTAGCTCACTCTCTTTCAACAGCCAAAATACCTGGCTTGAAGCTGAATTGTTCTCGAATTCCTGTCGTAGAAACAAAGCATGGAATGACTTGGGGAACGTTTCATACTATTAAGTATTAACCCGAGATAAAAGACTGGATACACTACATCTGCCTCCATGAAAAAAATTCCGTTCGGTGtagttttttcttaaaaaaagtgAACTTTGTCACCCCCGCCCCAGCCCAAAATTAAATTGAATCATCTCACTTGTTCACCACCTCTCTCTCGACTTGGATTTTTGGGTACGTTGCTGATGGATCACAAGTCACAACTCACCTCTCGAGCCATGGCCATAGTTCCAAATGCATTAAACGGAAGCTTTGTTTGGGCCTTGTATAGACCACGTTCCTGTCCAAGAACGGCAGCACTTATATTTCTTACTGGAGAAGCATGGAATTTAGGGGGGCTCTGTGAATAACAAACTTACTTCCAGAGTCTCACCATAGAACGGAGCCTTTTCTCCCTTCACCATAATTTCGAGAGGAATTGTGCGGGTTTTTCCGGTACTGGGATCAACAAAACCCTCTGCGGGACCATCAGGATCTCCCGTTTGGACTACAAAGCCATCCGCTATAAAAGAAACAGAAATATCACATCGAGCATCACAAAAACAATGTATATGATGGCATAGAATAACTGAAAATCTGCTTTCTTGACCCATTTTTACCTCTCTGAATCTCCATGCCATCGTAGAAATGCCTTTCAACCAAATCCACCATGTTTCCAGCAGTTAAGGGGGCGTTATAACCATCCAAAACAATACGGAATACACATTCATTCATGTTAGGATTGTTCTTCAACTTGACCTTCATATTGACAGTAGCCCTCCCCTTCAGTAGCGGCATATCTTTATATTCGTCAGGCACTTCATAAGGAAAGCCATCCACCATATCCTCTTCAACACTGCAGAAACCCAATGCCCCAGGAAGATCTCAGCTGCAGTCAATGACAAGGATTTAAATAAGAATAGCTTATTTTAGGAAACTTCTTGTTTGCAACTTCTTCCCGTTTTCTAGACCTAAGGGGAACATTTGGAAATCAAGAAGGTTTGGGTTATCAGCAGTTTTCTAACAAGAAATCCCATCACGATAGATTTCCTTAAAAGGCACAGCACCCACAAATAATTTCCTGTACAAAGCTGTATGAACTCAGATTCAACCGATGTGATATAAAACTAGAACCttttgacaatatgcatcactTATCTTACATGGATGGAAAAAGGGTCAACATGAAACTTGAACGTGAGATGATGGGGACGACATGAACTCCATAACCAAGCAGGATTCCAAAATAGCCAACATGTTAGGTATATTTAATTTATCCACGACATGAAACATGATAAGAAACAATTGAGTTTAAGAGCTAACAGGTctcttatttaaattaatccGAGTGTTATAACAGAAACATAGCATCCCCTATAAACCTATAGGTTAGGTGTCAGTTCATGTTCGAATGGATGAGCAACAAAGATTTCATGTCTCACCCTCCAACATAGTTAAGCAACTCCTTCTGCTTAGGTGCAACAGCATCGCGATTCTTGTCCTGCACAATTTTTAAAAGCTCCTCGAATCCTGTTTCCAGCTTGTTGAGCAATTCAACCCCATCGTCCACCTTTGACTTTGCGAGACCTTGGACAATCAAGGTTCTACCTTGCTTCAAATTCCTTGATGCCTGCCTGACATTCTACAGCTCCAAGCAAATGCTAAAAGTCAACTTTATTATAAATTGTGAAAAGTAAGAACACCCCTCTATAAaaacaaattcttaatttcatAACATAACAAATGACAAATAAGATCATAGCAACAATTGAGGTTTCTCACTCTTTCCACAGAACCAAGTGCCTTGACACCTGCAATCTTCAAGCTCTCAGTAATATCTTCAAGTGGCTTCTGAACCTCCCGAATCGCCTTATTATCAATAGGTAATGCATACCTCAACAACGCTCCCGGGTCCTTAATTGGCGGCCCAGAAATCAGAACCGAAACATCTGGCAATGCTGGAAAAATAGCTTTGGCACTAGCCATTTCTGGCCATCCCAATGCATGAGCACCGGTAATCAACCCAACTGCAAGTGCCACGGAAATGGCACATTTTTTTATTGCAGAAAACCCATCTCTCTACAAAAcataaatcatatcaaaccccatattaaacttcaaatttctGGCAAAAACTACACACGCCAGTATCATCATTCACAGTTCATCACCCACACGAAATCTATGAAACAAGAAAAATCTTGAAGCATGTACGTGTACGAGCTGTAACGAGAAAACATTCTTGAAATAGGATGAAATGGAGGAGATCTTGCCTGTTCAGCTGCAGGGAGAAACGAACTCGGCTTTTGAGAAGAACAAAGAGGTTTACACCGCCGGGTCGAAGAATCATTTAAAGATAAATCCTTGCCACACTTAGGTGGAACCTTATGGGCAACAAACTTCGTGGTGGCTGTTAAATGTGAAAACGGACAACGGTGGAACGAAATCATAGCTGCCATTGGTAAAAGAACTTAGTTCCCACTTTAGCAAAAGATTAGAAAAAACATAGGGATCTTGAATAAATGAACGAAGACAGGCTGTGAGAAAACgattgaagagaaaaaggaTAAGGTTCAGAAAAATACGGGGAAGGAAACGAATATCCAAGCCACAGCGGGCGCAGAATCGAGCGGCGCATTAGTCAACCTCACACTCCAGATAAGATGATGAACTGTATTGTGGGCCTTGGACTATTGGGTCTGGAGTTTGGACCGGGCATCATTTCTAAAAGAGGTATCGATCCAGGTAAAGCCCAAAATCAAATAATAGAGCCAAGATTTACTTTGTACTTGAGCAAATCGTTAAAGCTAAATAATTGATTGTTCAATATATCGAAACCCAAATAGCTCAAGACAGGCGTGGGTGACAATTTTGGACAAAAAAAGGAGATAGCAATGCACTAACTTATGAGGTCGGAGCTTCTGGCACTCTTGAAGATATTGAAGCAAAGGAGGATGAAGACACTGAAGGGAGAGGAAACTGATAATTGATCATTTATCATTCATTATCTTTGTAATCGTGCTTAGTttagtttattattatttgatgaaGGTGTTAGttatttttttcttgtttttaatGCTCTCATTAAATACGagtgataaatatttttatcttcGTGTTGTCAACACTTTTAATAACACTCAGGCTAActtgatcaaattcaagaaacgTATGTTTTCAAATTCAGGAGGAGTTCAATGGAGTGCTTAAAGTTGCATCAACATGCGTGAACTTGTTGGTCTTTATTTTGTCCAGAAAGACATAAATGAAGAATAATTGTTGcacaaaaaaaagagaaaaaagcGAGACGCGTGAGATACGAGAGAATATAGagaaaattttatgaaaaactCGCAAAGATGAATCATCATTTTTTCAATGTATTTCCGTAGTATGTTATAGACATTTGAAATTAACAACCATACAAAGTGTTTATTAAAGAATTATTTTGTTGCTATAAATTTGTTTtggttatatttttttattgatattttatgattcaatTTACTTTCTTTTAacttatagtttttttttatttctttaatagTATTGGTTCTATAAACTCGAATttttttctagtgattatttCGGGCTAATGCATCACACAAGTGAACACACTCGTGCATAATTATCtttgtgttatttttaattaaagttATTTATTTGTGTGTGATATTATTATATTGCATATTATTATCACAAGACGTTACAACATTCTAAATAACTCTTATATATGATACATACAAcccttattattattttaaacaaaacaCTCTCAActtacattaaaaaaataatgaatttatttatcaaaaatATACTTATTTGTCAAGCATTAAAtcgtaaaatttattttaataaattatacaAAAATGGTATGATGTTGCTATGTATTTTTCAATTATATAGTAGGAGACATGTACATGCGTTGTGTGTAGAAgacaataaattaatatatatatattgaagacACTTGcggttaaataaaattaaatagaaaaaatatGATTTGGAAAGCATAGCCAAAAAGATACAATGCATGTCATGTCCCTAATTACAAAGAATCGGAATTTTAAAGTTGTCAACTTTCTATAAGGAAGACATGGACTTCAATTAATAAGGAGTCTTGCAAGTTGTTCAACAATCAAAGGCAAATGTTTTcctgcaaaaataaaaaaaaaattgaacaatCATTAGGAATTGTACGTCGTACAAATAAAAGTCTAAGGAGCAGACAAAGTTAATAAATTCAGCCAAGATCTTTATCATgtatgaaaatcaaaagaaacaaATAGAATTTAACAACACGTGTAAGATAATATCAAGTAACAGAAAACCTAAAGGGAGGTACGATCCTGACGAGTCATACGAAAATATgataaatatcaattttatcgACATTcacagtaaaaaataatattattagcataaaagtaatatttttcattgatgacccaaataaaatatgtcttacaaaatacgaactatgagaccgtcttacataAATTTTTGTCAAACTGAAAAGAACACGGGGGAGAGAACGAAGGAACGTGAAATTATTTTTAGTCATATGAAATAAAATGGTactaataatttaaaacaacataaattcaaactcgaaaaaaaaacacaatattaataattttatccATGATATTGTCCGAAGACTTTCAATTTAAGTCAATCCTTTGTCCATTCACACTCTATGATAGTCAAAGTTTACTTAACCAACAATTGCTTCGAGCATCTGCAGCGTCGCTGGGAAGCCACAAGCAACACAAAGGAGCTGAGGACATGGCGAGAAGCGGAGGAGCAAGGAACCCCAGAAGTTTCTACTACCGGGAAGTACTGCCGTTCACGGCGATAGTGGTCATGGAGTGCACCAACGTCGGCCTCAACACACTCTACAAGCTCGCCACCCGCAGTGGTATGAGCCGCCATGTCTTTGTGGTCTACGCCTACGCCGTTGCAGCTCTAGTTCTCCTCCCGTCGTTGTTCTTATCGAGTCGGTCAGATGTGTTTAATATATATCTCTCTTTTGACTTGGTTAATACGATTTCTTATAATTTGATCGCGTAAACTGAATTTTGAACGATAAAATTGCCGCGAATCGCGTAGATCACGAGCTCTGCCACCGTTGAATTTCTCCATACTGCTCAAGATCGTTCTCCTCGGAGTCATCGGGTGTGCAAAATTATATTATTCACGGAAATTATCTTACAATTTAACCAAATAATCCTTTATAGAGTTCTTTTTTTTTCGGTGAATGCAGGTATACTTCGCAGATCATGGGATACACCGGAATCAATTACAGTTCTCCCACGCGTGCTTTGGCAATGAGCAACTTGGTCCCGGCCTTTACTTTTGTGCTTGCCTTTATTTTCAGGTTCTGTCGCCTTCCTCTTCCTTTATcagcaatttttttaaaaataattattgtttttCAATAATTGATCATTCATGGGTCACGTAGCTCTTTTCTTCAGCATTTTCGTTGAATTTTTATCAACGAAGAGGGAGTGCAATAATTTGCAAATTACGTAAATCGTATTGGTTGGAGGAATCGAAATCATTTGACATAGTGCTCATGGCTCATAGGCCTTAATTTGTTAGCTAACTATATGGATACAGGAGGACAGATTGCGTTCTGTCtgattgattattttttttgggtttacatttttaaaatcgATTGGTTGTGTATCTATATTTTGAAAGATCATATAGAGATACTTCCAATATTTAAAACCCAAAGAAATGCCCAcaaattttttcccaaaaaatgaAAAGTAAAATCCGTTGTAGCTCAATATTTTCTACGATGATGGTGGGTCATGATTTATCTTGGAAAGTGGATTGAGATATTTTTGCAGAATGGAGAAGGTAGAGTTATCGAGCACGACAAGCAAGGCCAAAATAATCGGCTCTATGGTCTCAATCTCAGGAGCCTTAGTTGTGACTTTGTACAAGGGCCCAATCTTATTTACTTCCACACAAGTCTCTCGTGTTTCACTGCTCAGTTCGTTGCGATCAAATTGGACGATTGGCAATCTATTTCTTGCGGTCGAGTACTCTCTGGTCCCCCTCTGGTACATTGTTATGGTACGAACCACCCCTACCCGATGACTAGATTCGGATGGAAATACAAGTCATTTCTAGAACCATTTGTAAAAACTTTTGGTCTAGTGCTGTTAATTCTTCTCTTGGCAAACTTACAATTCTCAGGATTAAATGGTTTATCGTGAATGCATGCACAGACTCaaatttttaaggaatatcCCGCCAAACTGGCGGTAGTTTTCTCCTATACCTTATGCGTGAGCATTCTAGGTGGCATTCTTGGATTCTTTGTGGAACCAGATTCCAGCAAATGGGAGATCACGCCTGGTGTCGCGTTGGCCTCTTTCCTATGCTCCGTTAGTAGCAAACCAACACACTATCTAATTCATATTGGCCGATATGATTAATCTTCTCTGATCTTGTGAAACTTTTTTCAATTGAATGAGCTTCCAACAGGGTGTTTTTGGCTGTTGTTTGAACAATGCTGTTCATGCATGGGTCTCTATGTCGCTATGTTTAAGCCACTTTCCGTTGCTATAGCTGCGGCAGTGGGAGTCATCATCCTAGGCGACACTCTTTATCTTGGAAGGTAAGCTAGATATAAACATTACTGTTGAGAGATCTCTCGAAAGCACTGCCAATTTAGCTCGACAAACCGAATCACATGACTGACTTTTTAATGGTTTGGGGCTAAAACCCAAATCGGTTGGTCAAATTATTGAGCTGTTATCATGTTATCTAGCTAAAACCGAACACTTTACAGCGTGATCGGAGCAACGGTAATAGCCATTGGATTCTACACGGTGATGTGGGGCAAATCGAAAGAGGAGATGGTTGGGTTCGATGAAACGTGCGATTTAGAGTCATCCTCAGCAACCCTAAAGCATCCTTTGTTACAAAGTCACAAAGCTGAAGAGTGCAATGGTGGCTAAAGAGCTGAAGGAtcagtttttatatttttagccCAAAAGTTATCTTCTCTTGTCAGGAATACAACACTGAAGCTGATTCTCAagcaatttagctgtgcatcttAAGGGTAATCTTGTTTATCTTCTTTCTTCTTTGACTTCATCTTACAACGTTGGTGATATCGAAGTTGAATGTGACttaaaatgcttgaaaaaatcaACCTCGCGGAATGGTGGATACTTGAGAAATTAACAAACAAACCAAACTGATTATATCTATTTGAATGTTTTAAGAATAAAAATGGTGATGattctttaaaataattttggtaaaTATAGAAattctatttttaattttcggttttgttttggttaaatacttaaatttgtTAAACCGAATATACTTAAGCTTCGATGTCTTTATCTTTtactatatttttttcaaaatatttggtcAATTTGgatataaatcaaaataattgattttatttcaatttgTCTAATTTGATCTTTTTTTTGGTCAAAATGATCCTTTTATTGAGAAATCAAAGTATCACGCTGACAAGATCAGGGATTCTTTTGTCAAACTTCATTGTctaatttgatttttaaattcAATCGACTTTGTCATTAGTATTTAACTGAAAATTTGTTTCTCtctaattttgataatattattattattttgttaatttaaaactttataaaattactacttttaattactattattattttatatgatcataaaaattataaaatttatcaaaatattaaaaaaaaatgtaatgaATCTAAGCGGCCTGGGTTTGTAAACCCGCTgctgattatatatatatattttaaaaaaaagtaaatttaAATGGGATAATACTCATTTTCGTCCTTATTGTTTACGGTTTTTTCCATTTCAGTACCTCTTTTTTATTGATTGCTTAATTAATCCTTCATGTATTTAAAATCTTCCCGAACTGGTCTCTGTCGTTAACTACACGTTAATATTAACGTTGACCCACATCATGTGCATGTCACGTGATCTTTTATTTAAGAAGGCATTCGATTTCTCCCCAAATCAGATTACTTGCCAGCCCCCACGACAACCCTAAATCCCCAAATCAAAGAATCCTCATCCCCCCCAAATCAGTGTACTTGCCATTACCCCTACGCCAACCCTAACTCCCCAAATAAAACGATGGCAGGAAAGGGAAGTGCGAATGCTTGGATACGGTAATGGCAAGTTTTC encodes:
- the LOC142546733 gene encoding LOW QUALITY PROTEIN: peptidyl-prolyl cis-trans isomerase CYP38, chloroplastic-like (The sequence of the model RefSeq protein was modified relative to this genomic sequence to represent the inferred CDS: inserted 1 base in 1 codon), translated to MAAMISFHRCPFSHLTATTKFVAHKVPPKCGKDLSLNDSSTRRCKPLCSSQKPSSFLPAAEQRDGFSAIKKCAISVALAVGLITGAHALGWPEMASAKAIFPALPDVSVLISGPPIKDPGALLRYALPIDNKAIREVQKPLEDITESLKIAGVKALGSVERNVRQASRNLKQGRTLIVQGLAKSKVDDGVELLNKLETGFEELLKIVQDKNRDAVAPKQKELLNYVGGVEEDMVDGFPYEVPDEYKDMPLLKGRATVNMKVKLKNNPNMNECVFRIVLDGYNAPLTAGNMVDLVERHFYDGMEIQRADGFVVQTGDPDGPAEGFVDPSTGKTRTIPLEIMVKGEKAPFYGETLEERGLYKAQTKLPFNAFGTMAMAREEFENNSASSQVFWLLKESELTPSNANILDGRYAVFGYXTENEDILADVKVGDVIESMQVVAGLENLANPSYKIAG